A window from Ignavibacteriota bacterium encodes these proteins:
- a CDS encoding YHS domain protein, giving the protein MFGKLFKYLFYLAFFAAIIIVIARFGFSVSYIPLKIHTKYFKQANIVLNGYDVIKYINEKKIQKGLSFYSLKWDEFNWLFSTSGNKKLFKSNPQKYIPQFGGYCGYLVTKNIAYPCDPKIFHVYKGKLYLFSSESKKEAFISDIDNQIAKASLNWNK; this is encoded by the coding sequence ATGTTCGGAAAACTTTTCAAATATTTATTCTATTTAGCATTTTTTGCGGCAATAATTATTGTTATTGCACGATTTGGATTTTCCGTTTCATATATTCCTTTAAAAATTCATACAAAGTATTTTAAGCAGGCAAATATTGTATTAAACGGATATGATGTAATTAAATATATAAATGAAAAAAAAATACAAAAAGGGTTAAGCTTTTATTCGCTTAAATGGGATGAATTTAATTGGCTGTTCAGCACATCTGGAAATAAAAAATTATTTAAATCAAATCCACAAAAATATATTCCTCAATTCGGTGGATATTGCGGTTACTTAGTTACAAAAAATATTGCTTATCCTTGCGATCCGAAAATTTTTCATGTATATAAAGGAAAATTATATTTGTTTTCTAGCGAATCAAAAAAAGAAGCTTTCATTTCTGATATTGATAATCAAATTGCAAAAGCTTCTTTAAATTGGAATAAATAA
- the dgt gene encoding dNTP triphosphohydrolase encodes MKNNFYSDFDIERIKKSDRQDYRSPFQIDRDRIIHSSEFRRLQGKTQVFLPGEYDYYRTRLTHSIEVAQIGRSICNYLLHSQQNILNENFYIDSDLVESACLTHDLGHPPFGHAGERTLHKLMKDYGGFEGNAQTLRLITEIFYKNENDRRGMNPTRAFIDSILKYKSLYGDLENPENHFIYDYQKEFLDFTFDINSNNINHTLNLNPGKELNSLKSIECQIMDWADDTAYAINDLVDSISGGFINIYKLHHWKENNLNSLSNLQINFIDEIIQWIKDDKFKQKFGSQIGDFIHACKLENSNSDLSKLTNRYKYNLLIEHEFQEKVNLYKRIAVELVFKSAQIHQMEFKGDKMLTNIFKALEENYIISIQPMKLLPEFTDKLIRNEKDQNIRARLVCDYLSGMTDSFAIRNFKRLFDSDYSSINDIV; translated from the coding sequence ATGAAAAACAACTTTTACTCAGATTTTGATATTGAAAGAATAAAAAAAAGCGATCGCCAAGATTATCGTTCGCCATTTCAAATTGATAGAGACAGAATAATTCATTCTTCTGAGTTTAGACGTTTACAAGGGAAAACCCAAGTTTTTCTTCCCGGTGAATATGATTATTATAGAACGCGTTTAACTCACTCAATTGAAGTTGCACAAATTGGAAGATCAATTTGTAATTATCTTTTGCATTCCCAGCAAAATATTTTGAATGAAAATTTTTATATTGATTCGGATTTGGTTGAATCTGCTTGTTTAACACACGATTTGGGACATCCTCCTTTTGGTCATGCTGGAGAAAGAACTTTGCATAAATTGATGAAAGATTACGGCGGTTTTGAAGGCAATGCTCAAACTTTAAGATTGATTACTGAAATTTTTTACAAGAATGAAAATGATAGAAGGGGAATGAATCCAACACGAGCTTTTATCGACAGCATTTTAAAATATAAAAGTTTATACGGAGATTTAGAAAATCCGGAAAATCATTTTATTTATGACTATCAAAAAGAGTTTTTAGATTTTACGTTTGATATTAATTCTAATAATATTAACCATACTCTTAATCTTAATCCCGGTAAAGAATTAAATTCTTTAAAAAGTATTGAATGTCAAATTATGGATTGGGCTGATGATACTGCTTACGCAATAAATGATTTGGTTGATAGTATTTCCGGCGGATTTATAAATATTTATAAACTTCATCATTGGAAAGAAAATAATTTAAATTCTTTATCAAACTTGCAGATTAATTTTATTGATGAAATTATTCAATGGATTAAGGATGATAAATTCAAGCAAAAATTTGGTTCGCAAATTGGTGATTTTATTCATGCGTGCAAATTAGAAAATTCAAATTCCGATTTATCAAAATTGACAAATCGTTATAAATATAATTTATTAATCGAACATGAATTTCAAGAAAAAGTTAATTTATATAAAAGAATTGCAGTTGAATTAGTTTTTAAATCTGCTCAAATACATCAAATGGAATTTAAGGGTGATAAAATGTTAACAAACATTTTTAAAGCTCTTGAAGAAAATTATATAATCTCAATTCAGCCAATGAAACTTTTACCGGAGTTTACTGATAAATTAATTAGAAATGAAAAAGATCAAAATATTAGAGCCAGATTGGTTTGCGATTATTTATCGGGAATGACGGATTCCTTTGCAATAAGAAATTTTAAGCGACTTTTTGATTCGGATTACAGCTCAATAAACGATATCGTATAA
- a CDS encoding peroxidase-related enzyme (This protein belongs to a clade of uncharacterized proteins related to peroxidases such as the alkylhydroperoxidase AhpD.), whose amino-acid sequence MAWIKQVNEKDADGKLMEVYDELLNARGKVSNIMKVHSLDANTMKHHLDLYLSIMFNESNISREEKELIAVVVSSLNNCSYCIHHHAEALKSFWDDEVKINMLISDYKSIEFPIRVHAILNYAEKLTVTPGLVNEYDVQNLRIHDLSDEDILNVNLIVSYFNFVSRIANGLGVETSEDEAKGYKY is encoded by the coding sequence ATGGCTTGGATAAAACAAGTAAATGAAAAAGATGCAGATGGTAAATTAATGGAAGTTTACGATGAATTGTTAAATGCTCGCGGCAAAGTTTCCAACATTATGAAAGTTCATAGTTTGGATGCAAATACGATGAAACATCATTTGGATTTGTATTTATCAATTATGTTTAATGAATCGAACATTTCCCGTGAAGAAAAAGAGTTAATTGCTGTCGTTGTTTCATCGTTAAATAATTGCAGTTATTGTATTCATCACCATGCAGAAGCATTAAAAAGTTTTTGGGATGATGAAGTAAAAATAAATATGTTGATTAGCGATTATAAATCAATTGAATTTCCGATACGCGTTCATGCAATTTTAAATTATGCAGAAAAATTAACAGTAACTCCCGGATTAGTAAACGAATATGACGTCCAGAATTTGAGAATTCACGATTTAAGCGATGAAGATATTTTGAATGTAAATTTAATTGTGAGCTATTTTAATTTTGTTTCACGAATTGCAAATGGTTTGGGAGTTGAAACTTCTGAAGATGAAGCGAAAGGATATAAATATTAA
- a CDS encoding OsmC family protein, which yields MDNAHFYETTVTWTEGRKGILSEPTLHDIEVATPPQFTKGVPNVWSPEHLFVASVNVCLMTTFLAIAENSKLEFSSFTSKAKGKLEKVENGFMITEIELYPEVSVTAEKDLERAERIVHKAEQHCLISNSIKTKIKLFPKINLSV from the coding sequence ATGGATAACGCACATTTCTATGAAACTACAGTAACTTGGACCGAAGGCAGAAAAGGAATTTTAAGCGAACCAACTTTACATGATATTGAAGTTGCAACTCCGCCGCAATTTACAAAAGGAGTTCCAAATGTTTGGTCGCCCGAACATTTATTTGTTGCTTCAGTAAATGTTTGTTTAATGACAACTTTTCTAGCAATTGCTGAAAACTCAAAATTAGAATTTTCTAGTTTTACGAGTAAAGCTAAAGGAAAATTGGAAAAAGTTGAAAATGGATTTATGATTACCGAAATTGAATTATATCCGGAAGTTTCTGTAACCGCTGAAAAAGATTTAGAGAGAGCTGAAAGAATAGTTCATAAAGCTGAACAGCATTGTTTAATCTCAAATTCAATAAAAACCAAAATTAAACTTTTCCCGAAAATTAATTTAAGTGTTTAA
- a CDS encoding sigma-70 family RNA polymerase sigma factor — MIDTSNNVTEEQLIENAIKGDRNSLAQLVKNHEQTVYNFAFKICRNKERAENTMQETFLSMIKSLNQFSGNSKLSTWLYTIVSNHCLMLARSQKKYDYVNLENEDGLIEDKNVADWKFSPEKLTENSELKKLLDDAVEKLPPEYRVVFMLRDVEGLSTSETSEIVNLSVPAIKSRLHRARAFLRNELNKTLHI; from the coding sequence ATGATCGATACATCAAACAACGTTACAGAAGAGCAATTAATAGAAAATGCAATAAAAGGTGATAGAAATTCTCTCGCTCAATTAGTTAAAAATCATGAGCAGACTGTTTACAATTTTGCATTTAAAATTTGCAGAAACAAAGAACGTGCAGAAAATACAATGCAGGAAACGTTCCTAAGCATGATTAAATCTTTAAATCAATTTTCCGGAAATTCTAAATTATCAACTTGGTTATATACAATTGTAAGTAATCATTGTTTAATGCTTGCAAGATCACAAAAAAAATATGATTATGTTAATTTGGAAAATGAAGACGGATTAATTGAAGATAAAAATGTTGCCGACTGGAAATTTTCTCCGGAAAAATTAACTGAAAATTCTGAACTTAAAAAATTGCTTGATGATGCAGTTGAAAAACTTCCTCCAGAATATCGAGTAGTATTTATGCTTAGAGATGTTGAGGGATTATCTACAAGCGAAACAAGCGAAATTGTAAATTTATCGGTTCCGGCAATTAAATCTCGTTTGCACAGAGCGAGAGCATTTTTAAGAAATGAATTAAACAAGACTTTACATATATGA
- a CDS encoding DNA-3-methyladenine glycosylase 2 family protein, which translates to MKKYKPIYLKKRRNYFIQLCNSIVGQQLSVKSASAIRGRFLKYFNNFPTPELVNETDFEILRSLGLSNAKAKYVKDLANQIIEQKISLKNIGSKSDEEIIETLTKVKGIGTWTVHMFLMFVLGRKNVLPIGDLGIKKAIMLNYNLKNLPTGEEIIKLAKKKNWNPYNTYACMYLWKSIDGE; encoded by the coding sequence ATGAAAAAGTATAAACCTATTTATCTTAAAAAAAGACGAAATTATTTTATTCAACTTTGCAATTCAATTGTTGGTCAACAGCTTTCCGTAAAATCTGCAAGTGCAATTAGAGGAAGATTTCTGAAATATTTTAATAATTTTCCAACTCCAGAATTGGTAAATGAAACTGATTTTGAAATTCTACGTTCGCTTGGATTATCAAATGCAAAAGCAAAATATGTTAAAGATTTGGCAAATCAAATTATTGAGCAAAAAATTTCTCTTAAAAATATCGGATCAAAATCAGATGAAGAAATTATAGAAACTTTAACAAAAGTTAAGGGAATTGGAACTTGGACAGTTCATATGTTTTTAATGTTTGTGCTGGGAAGAAAAAATGTTTTACCGATTGGTGATCTTGGAATAAAAAAAGCAATTATGTTAAATTACAACCTTAAAAATTTACCAACTGGTGAAGAAATTATTAAATTAGCTAAAAAGAAAAATTGGAATCCTTATAATACTTATGCGTGCATGTATTTGTGGAAATCAATAGACGGGGAATGA
- a CDS encoding GAF domain-containing protein, whose translation MDQESISALQSNNLLKNADISRLNLEKINGKLHTINGGEVLYREGDLANSIFLVVNGEINLLKKNNKSKSKSIIYADNEFFGGKELLKNINRCSTSISLTDSYLIELTKEEIDYLIKQDEKIITNIEEHEFEIEYKPEFTQFSQNNYEEELDEESEILEDFINEYNIDDILNSIDEQEKVIMDNYSQFDEKKEESVVNHKETSDNNNKSFKLNQIHKRKEKPMETIDIKTEKEYMTSEQFEMIVKSLQLVNANVKQDDVLKNIVDVAINLTNADRGTLYLVDDEKSEIWSKVLVANEIEEIRLKIGEGLAGYCAKTGEILNIPDVKIDERFERSFDEITGYNTKNMLVFPIKNKQEKIVGVLQLLNSIKGQFSDLEKMFLNAISLNVAFALENATLVDQLVKTERSKSLGKMGNFISYDLKKPILVSKRYAEHLQKKDLPMDVKQVVNLMLEQLNQVASQVVAASDFTEGTTILRRQPISLNDTLHEFAIEIHNFARLKNCKIEYGLGEDVVIYADKKEFYQCYFNIIKNSCEALPEGGNVFVTTERKGDRIEINFEDRGIGISNADLKHVFEPLWSKNKINNSGLGLSISQKIIEDHNGSITIKSEKNVGTNVIISLPIH comes from the coding sequence ATGGACCAAGAATCAATATCAGCTTTGCAAAGCAATAATTTACTTAAAAATGCAGATATTTCCAGATTGAACTTAGAAAAAATTAATGGAAAACTTCATACTATTAATGGTGGTGAAGTTTTATACAGAGAAGGAGATTTGGCAAATTCTATTTTTTTGGTTGTAAATGGTGAAATAAATCTTCTAAAAAAAAATAACAAGTCCAAATCAAAATCAATAATTTATGCTGATAATGAATTTTTCGGCGGAAAAGAATTACTTAAAAATATTAACAGATGTTCAACTTCAATTTCTTTAACAGATTCTTATTTAATTGAATTGACAAAAGAAGAAATTGATTATTTAATTAAACAAGATGAAAAAATTATTACCAACATTGAGGAACATGAGTTTGAGATAGAATACAAGCCAGAGTTTACGCAATTTTCGCAAAATAATTATGAAGAAGAATTAGATGAAGAATCGGAAATTCTTGAAGATTTTATAAATGAATATAACATTGATGATATTTTAAATTCTATTGATGAACAAGAAAAAGTTATCATGGATAATTATTCTCAATTTGATGAAAAAAAAGAAGAAAGTGTTGTAAATCACAAAGAAACTTCCGATAATAATAATAAAAGTTTTAAGTTAAATCAGATTCATAAAAGAAAAGAGAAGCCAATGGAAACAATTGACATCAAAACTGAAAAAGAATATATGACTTCAGAGCAATTTGAAATGATTGTAAAATCACTTCAATTGGTAAATGCAAATGTTAAACAAGATGATGTATTAAAAAATATTGTTGATGTAGCAATAAATTTAACAAATGCAGATAGAGGAACTTTATATCTTGTTGATGATGAAAAAAGTGAAATTTGGTCTAAAGTTTTAGTTGCAAATGAAATTGAAGAAATTAGATTAAAAATTGGAGAAGGTCTTGCCGGATATTGCGCAAAAACCGGCGAAATTTTAAATATTCCGGATGTTAAAATTGATGAAAGATTTGAACGTTCATTTGATGAAATTACCGGATATAACACAAAAAATATGCTTGTCTTCCCAATAAAAAATAAACAAGAAAAAATAGTTGGTGTGTTACAATTACTAAATAGCATAAAAGGTCAATTTTCAGATTTGGAAAAAATGTTTTTAAATGCAATATCTTTAAATGTTGCTTTTGCGCTTGAAAATGCAACTTTGGTTGATCAACTTGTAAAAACAGAACGTAGCAAATCACTAGGAAAAATGGGAAATTTCATTTCATATGATTTGAAAAAACCAATTCTTGTAAGTAAACGTTATGCAGAACATTTGCAGAAAAAAGATTTACCAATGGATGTTAAGCAAGTTGTAAATTTAATGTTGGAACAATTAAACCAAGTAGCAAGTCAAGTTGTAGCGGCTTCTGATTTTACAGAAGGCACAACAATTTTAAGACGTCAGCCAATAAGTTTAAATGATACATTGCATGAATTTGCAATAGAAATACACAATTTTGCAAGATTAAAAAATTGTAAAATTGAATATGGTTTAGGAGAAGATGTTGTAATTTATGCCGATAAAAAAGAATTTTACCAATGCTATTTCAATATAATTAAAAATTCTTGCGAAGCTTTGCCGGAAGGCGGAAATGTTTTTGTTACAACTGAAAGAAAAGGCGATAGAATTGAAATTAATTTTGAAGATCGCGGAATTGGAATCAGCAATGCTGATTTAAAACATGTTTTTGAACCACTTTGGTCAAAAAATAAAATTAATAATTCCGGTTTGGGATTATCAATTAGTCAAAAAATTATTGAAGATCACAATGGAAGCATAACAATAAAAAGTGAAAAAAATGTTGGAACTAATGTTATAATTAGTCTGCCGATTCACTAA
- the miaA gene encoding tRNA (adenosine(37)-N6)-dimethylallyltransferase MiaA: MNKSKKVIVILGPTAVGKTKFAVNLANKFNGEIISADSRQVYIGMDIGTGKDLSDYTFQNRTIKTHLIDVVKPNCEFNLYIFQKLFYNSLNEVYLNQKLPFLVGGTGLYLSSIIQKYKLPQIDINSDRHKVLNNFSNEKLIEILLDLNPKLHNTTDLKDKTRIINAILIAETNEDNDLSDENLEFLVLGIYENREIHKQKIRERLKIRLKSGMIEEVENLVQSRISHEKLRFFGLEYKFVSQYLTGELNYNDMQQKLASSIIQFSKRQMTWFRKMEKEGIIINWLKNNEIEKAENLIINFIK; the protein is encoded by the coding sequence GTGAACAAATCAAAAAAAGTAATTGTTATACTTGGACCAACAGCTGTTGGTAAAACTAAGTTTGCTGTTAATTTAGCAAATAAATTTAACGGAGAAATTATTTCCGCAGATTCCAGACAAGTTTATATTGGAATGGATATTGGAACCGGAAAAGATTTAAGCGATTACACATTTCAAAATAGAACCATAAAAACTCACCTTATTGATGTTGTAAAACCAAATTGCGAATTTAATTTATATATTTTTCAAAAACTTTTTTACAATTCGCTCAATGAAGTTTATTTAAATCAGAAATTACCATTTTTAGTTGGCGGAACCGGTCTTTATTTAAGCTCAATAATTCAGAAATACAAACTTCCCCAAATTGATATTAATTCTGACAGACACAAGGTCTTAAATAATTTTTCAAATGAAAAACTAATTGAAATTTTATTAGACTTAAATCCCAAATTGCATAACACAACAGATTTAAAAGATAAAACTAGAATTATTAACGCAATTTTGATTGCAGAAACAAATGAAGATAATGATCTTTCGGATGAAAATTTGGAATTTTTAGTATTGGGAATTTATGAAAATAGAGAAATTCATAAGCAAAAAATTAGAGAAAGATTAAAAATTCGATTGAAATCTGGAATGATTGAAGAAGTGGAGAATTTAGTACAAAGTAGAATTTCACACGAAAAACTTAGATTTTTTGGACTGGAATATAAATTTGTTAGTCAATATTTAACTGGAGAATTGAATTATAATGATATGCAACAAAAACTTGCAAGTTCAATTATCCAATTTTCTAAACGACAAATGACTTGGTTTAGGAAAATGGAAAAAGAAGGAATTATAATTAATTGGTTGAAAAATAATGAAATTGAAAAAGCAGAAAATTTAATAATAAATTTCATAAAATAA